A window from Azoarcus sp. DD4 encodes these proteins:
- a CDS encoding nickel-dependent hydrogenase large subunit — translation MGVYETQGFKLDNTGKRVVVDPVTRIEGHMRVEVNLDSNNVIRNAVSTGTMWRGLEVILKGRDPRDAWAFTERICGVCTGTHALTSVRAVEDALGIDIPENANSIRNLMQLTLQVHDHLVHFYHLHALDWVDVVSALKADPKKTSELAQSISSWPNSSPGYFRDIQNRLKKFVESGQLGPFMNGYWGNPAYKLPPEANLMAVTHYLEALDFQKDIVKIHTIFGGKNPHPNWLVGGMPCAINLDGVGAVGAINMERLNLVKSIIDRSIEFIDQVYLPDLVAIASFYKDWTYGGGISSLSLLSYGDIPDRANDYGASNLLLPRGAIINGDLSKIHEVDLRDPEEIQEFVSHSWYKYADETRGLHPWDGVTEPNFVLGKNTKGTKTNVQSFDEEGKYSWIKSPRWRGHAMEVGPLARYVIGYVQGNPEFKEPVDKLLKDLGLPLQAIFSTLGRTAARGLEASWAAHKMSYFYDKLIANIKAGDSATANIDKWEPSTWPKEVKGVGFTEAPRGALGHWIKIKDGKIDNYQAVVPTTWNGSPRDHKGQIGAFEASLMNTPVAKADEPLEILRTLHSFDPCLACSTHVMSPDGQEMAQVKVR, via the coding sequence ATGGGCGTGTACGAGACTCAGGGCTTCAAGCTCGACAACACCGGCAAGCGCGTCGTCGTCGATCCGGTCACACGGATCGAGGGCCACATGCGCGTCGAGGTGAACCTCGACAGCAACAACGTGATCCGCAACGCGGTGTCCACCGGCACCATGTGGCGCGGCCTCGAAGTCATCCTCAAGGGCCGCGACCCGCGCGACGCCTGGGCCTTCACCGAGCGCATCTGCGGCGTGTGCACCGGCACCCACGCGCTGACCAGCGTGCGCGCGGTGGAAGACGCGCTCGGCATCGACATCCCGGAAAACGCCAACTCCATCCGCAACCTGATGCAGCTCACGCTGCAGGTGCACGACCACCTGGTGCACTTCTACCACCTGCATGCGCTCGACTGGGTGGACGTGGTCAGCGCGCTGAAGGCCGACCCCAAGAAGACCTCCGAACTCGCGCAGAGCATCTCGAGCTGGCCGAACTCCTCGCCCGGTTACTTCCGCGACATCCAGAACCGGCTGAAGAAGTTCGTCGAATCCGGCCAGCTCGGCCCCTTCATGAACGGCTACTGGGGCAACCCGGCCTACAAGCTGCCGCCGGAAGCCAACCTGATGGCGGTGACCCACTACCTGGAAGCGCTCGACTTCCAGAAGGACATCGTCAAGATCCACACCATCTTCGGCGGCAAGAACCCGCACCCGAACTGGCTGGTGGGCGGCATGCCGTGCGCGATCAACCTCGACGGCGTCGGCGCCGTGGGTGCGATCAACATGGAGCGGCTCAACCTGGTCAAGAGCATCATCGACCGCTCGATCGAGTTCATCGACCAGGTCTACCTGCCCGACCTCGTTGCCATCGCATCCTTCTACAAGGACTGGACCTACGGCGGCGGCATCTCCTCGCTGTCACTGCTGTCCTACGGCGACATCCCGGACCGCGCCAACGACTACGGCGCCTCCAACCTGCTGCTGCCGCGCGGCGCGATCATCAACGGCGACCTGAGCAAGATCCACGAGGTGGACCTGCGCGATCCGGAGGAGATCCAGGAATTCGTCTCCCACTCCTGGTACAAGTACGCCGACGAGACCCGCGGCCTGCACCCCTGGGACGGCGTCACCGAACCCAACTTCGTGCTCGGCAAGAACACCAAGGGTACCAAGACCAACGTCCAGTCCTTCGACGAGGAAGGCAAGTATTCCTGGATCAAGTCGCCGCGCTGGCGCGGCCACGCCATGGAAGTCGGCCCGCTGGCGCGCTACGTCATCGGCTACGTGCAGGGCAATCCGGAATTCAAGGAGCCGGTCGACAAGCTGCTCAAGGACCTCGGCCTGCCGCTGCAGGCGATCTTCTCCACGCTGGGCCGCACCGCGGCGCGCGGCCTGGAAGCCTCGTGGGCGGCGCACAAGATGTCCTACTTCTACGACAAGCTGATCGCCAACATCAAGGCTGGCGACAGCGCCACCGCCAACATCGACAAGTGGGAACCCTCCACCTGGCCGAAGGAGGTCAAGGGCGTGGGCTTCACCGAAGCGCCGCGCGGTGCGCTCGGCCACTGGATCAAGATCAAGGACGGCAAGATCGACAACTACCAGGCGGTGGTACCGACCACCTGGAACGGCAGCCCGCGCGACCACAAGGGCCAGATCGGCGCCTTCGAGGCCAGCCTGATGAACACCCCGGTGGCCAAGGCCGACGAACCGCTGGAGATCCTGCGCACCCTGCACTCCTTCGATCCCTGCCTGGCCTGCTCCACCCACGTGATGAGCCCCGACGGACAGGAGATGGCCCAGGTGAAAGTGCGCTGA
- a CDS encoding HigA family addiction module antitoxin, which yields MALPRPQAAPPAPAGEVPGRARWRATAPPAGTRHPIHPGRFLETRFLIPAAISQDALARALGISRRRVNELVRGRRAISPDTAVRLGRFFGTDPRFWTALQAEWDTFEAMRSAG from the coding sequence ATGGCCCTGCCCCGGCCGCAGGCTGCGCCGCCCGCCCCGGCGGGCGAAGTGCCGGGGCGGGCGCGCTGGCGCGCAACGGCACCGCCCGCCGGCACCCGCCACCCCATCCATCCCGGCCGCTTCCTCGAAACCCGCTTCCTGATTCCCGCCGCCATCTCGCAGGACGCACTGGCGCGCGCCCTCGGCATCTCGCGCCGCCGCGTCAATGAACTGGTGCGCGGGCGCCGCGCGATCTCGCCCGACACCGCGGTCCGCCTCGGCCGCTTCTTCGGCACCGACCCCCGCTTCTGGACCGCCCTGCAGGCCGAGTGGGACACTTTCGAGGCGATGCGCAGCGCCGGCTGA
- a CDS encoding hydrogenase small subunit: MTETFYDVLRRQGITRRSFLKFCSLTATSLGLGSAAAPQIAHALETKPRTPVLWLHGLECTCCSESFIRSAHPLTKDVVLSMLSLDYDDTLMAAAGHQAEAILDEIRKKYKGNYILAVEGNPPLNEDGMFAIQGGRPFVEKLRETAADCKAIISWGSCASWGCVQAAKPNPTRATPVHKVITDKPIVKVPGCPPIAEVMTAVVTYMLTFDKLPELDRMGRPKMFYGQRIHDKCYRRPHFDAGQFAEAWDDEGSRKGYCLYKMGCKGPTTYNACSTVRWNEGVSFPIQSGHGCIGCSEDGFWDKGGFYDRVTDIKQFGIEANADKVGATAAGVVGASVAAHAAVTALARARSKTGIDVKQGEQ, translated from the coding sequence ATGACCGAAACCTTTTACGACGTACTACGCCGCCAGGGTATCACCCGGCGCAGCTTCCTCAAGTTCTGCAGCCTCACCGCCACCTCGCTCGGCCTGGGTTCGGCCGCTGCGCCGCAGATCGCCCATGCGCTGGAAACCAAGCCGCGCACCCCGGTGCTGTGGCTGCACGGGCTGGAATGCACCTGTTGCTCGGAATCCTTCATCCGCTCGGCGCACCCGCTGACCAAGGACGTGGTGCTGTCGATGCTGTCGCTCGACTACGACGACACCCTGATGGCCGCCGCCGGCCACCAGGCTGAGGCGATCCTCGACGAGATCCGCAAGAAGTACAAAGGCAACTACATCCTCGCGGTGGAAGGCAACCCGCCGCTGAACGAAGACGGCATGTTCGCCATCCAGGGCGGCCGCCCCTTCGTCGAGAAGCTGCGCGAGACCGCTGCCGACTGCAAGGCGATCATTTCCTGGGGCTCCTGTGCCTCGTGGGGCTGCGTGCAGGCCGCCAAGCCCAACCCGACCCGCGCCACGCCGGTGCACAAGGTCATCACCGACAAACCCATCGTCAAAGTGCCGGGCTGCCCGCCGATCGCGGAGGTGATGACGGCGGTGGTCACCTACATGCTGACCTTCGACAAGCTGCCGGAGCTGGACCGCATGGGCCGGCCGAAGATGTTCTACGGCCAGCGCATCCACGACAAATGCTACCGCCGCCCCCACTTCGACGCCGGCCAGTTCGCCGAGGCCTGGGACGACGAAGGCTCGCGCAAGGGCTACTGCCTCTACAAGATGGGCTGCAAGGGTCCGACCACCTATAACGCCTGCTCCACCGTGCGCTGGAACGAGGGCGTGTCCTTCCCGATCCAGTCGGGCCACGGCTGCATCGGCTGCTCGGAAGATGGTTTCTGGGACAAGGGCGGTTTCTACGACCGCGTCACCGACATCAAGCAATTCGGCATCGAAGCCAACGCCGACAAGGTCGGCGCCACCGCCGCCGGGGTGGTCGGCGCGAGCGTGGCCGCGCATGCGGCCGTCACCGCGCTGGCGCGCGCGCGCAGCAAGACCGGCATCGACGTGAAGCAAGGGGAACAGTAA
- the cybH gene encoding Ni/Fe-hydrogenase, b-type cytochrome subunit, whose protein sequence is MLAQQDAFEAERSARMVKAVYVYEAPLRLWHWVNALAITVLAITGYFIGKPLPALSGDTSAQYLMGWIRFLHFSAAYVFAIGFLGRIYWAIVGNHHARQIFLLPIFDGKWWSEVFYELRWYLFLVKEPNKYVGHNPLAQLMMFLFFTIGAVYMILTGFALYGEGLGVGSWADTMFGWVIGVLGGNSMQVHSLHRLGMWVTLCFVIVHVYAAIREDIMSRQSLISTMVSGWRMFKD, encoded by the coding sequence ATGCTTGCTCAACAAGACGCATTCGAAGCCGAGCGCAGCGCGCGCATGGTGAAGGCGGTGTACGTGTACGAAGCGCCGCTGCGCCTGTGGCACTGGGTGAACGCGCTCGCCATCACCGTACTCGCCATCACCGGCTACTTCATCGGCAAACCCCTGCCGGCGCTGTCGGGCGACACCAGCGCGCAATACCTGATGGGCTGGATCCGCTTCCTGCACTTCAGTGCCGCCTACGTGTTCGCGATCGGCTTCCTCGGCCGCATCTACTGGGCCATCGTCGGCAACCACCACGCCCGCCAGATCTTCCTGCTGCCCATCTTCGACGGCAAATGGTGGAGCGAGGTGTTCTACGAACTGCGCTGGTACCTGTTCCTGGTCAAGGAGCCCAACAAGTACGTCGGCCACAACCCGCTGGCGCAACTGATGATGTTCCTGTTCTTCACCATCGGCGCGGTGTACATGATCCTCACCGGCTTCGCGCTGTACGGCGAAGGCCTGGGTGTCGGCAGCTGGGCCGACACGATGTTCGGCTGGGTGATCGGCGTGCTCGGCGGCAACAGCATGCAGGTGCACAGCCTGCACCGGCTGGGCATGTGGGTGACGCTGTGCTTCGTGATCGTGCATGTGTATGCGGCGATCCGCGAAGACATCATGAGCCGCCAGAGCCTGATCAGCACCATGGTCAGCGGCTGGCGGATGTTCAAGGACTGA
- a CDS encoding glutathione peroxidase: MHTPTLLALGLIALGAALPAGAANDAAAAAATQAAPSAGPLLDHSFRRLHAAETLNLRERYAGQPLLIVNTASHCGYTGQFKELEAMHQRYRGKGLKVLGFSSDDFNQEADNEAKAANVCFVNFGVSFDMFAPIHVRGGEAHPLFRELARQSQAPRWNFFKYVVDRRGQVIASFESSVKPDAPEVVAAIEQAIASGR, translated from the coding sequence GTGCACACGCCCACCCTGCTTGCCCTCGGCCTGATCGCTCTGGGCGCCGCCCTGCCCGCCGGCGCGGCGAACGATGCCGCCGCGGCGGCGGCCACGCAAGCCGCGCCATCGGCCGGTCCGCTGCTCGACCACAGCTTCCGCCGCCTGCACGCCGCCGAAACGCTCAATCTGCGCGAACGCTACGCCGGCCAGCCCCTGCTCATCGTCAACACCGCCAGCCACTGCGGCTACACCGGCCAGTTCAAGGAGCTGGAGGCGATGCACCAGCGCTACCGCGGCAAGGGGCTGAAAGTGCTCGGATTCTCGTCGGACGACTTCAACCAGGAGGCCGACAACGAAGCCAAGGCGGCGAACGTCTGCTTCGTTAACTTCGGTGTCAGCTTCGACATGTTCGCGCCCATCCATGTGCGCGGCGGCGAAGCCCACCCGCTGTTCCGCGAGCTCGCCCGCCAGTCGCAGGCGCCGCGCTGGAACTTCTTCAAGTACGTGGTCGACCGCAGGGGCCAGGTGATCGCGAGCTTCGAGAGCTCGGTCAAGCCGGACGCACCCGAGGTCGTCGCCGCGATCGAGCAGGCGATCGCGAGCGGCCGCTGA